Genomic DNA from Paenibacillus sp. KS-LC4:
CTATGTGAAGTTCCATGCGATGCAATCCATTATTACATTCGGCGGATTGCTAGTAGTCTCAATGATAGTGAACATTATCCCCGTTATTGGCACGCTGATTGGCGCTTTGCTCAGTATTCTTGGATTCGTCCTTTGGATCTTCCTCATGCTGCAAGCTTACCAAGGCAAGCCATTCAAGCTGCCTTACGTAGGCGACATTGCTGAGAAGCAAGCTAACCAATTCAAGTAAATTTGATAAAAATAAGGCTCCCATCCGCTTAAGGATAGGAGCCTTATTGCTTCCCTGCCGCCTTGTTACCGATGCAGAAACAAAGTCGCATTCAAATAACGACGGGCAAGCGAGTGGAAATACGCCGTCTGAATCGAGATCGCCGCAATGAACAATATATTGCGCAGCGCCTCCGATTGGTCGTTCGTTAAATCCGGCAGCTTGCGGGCAAAGCGGTCCGCCGAAGCTTTAATCGCATTTTCCGTTAATGCGTCCTGCTTGCTGCCGCCCTTTACATGGCCGAATGTATCCAGCAACTGGTCATTGTTTGCATCAAGCTCTTCAAACATGGCCGAGTAAGATGCATACAGCTCAAGCGGTCCAATGAGATCGGCCGATTCATCCTCCGGTTTAATGAATAAAATTTCAAGCAGCTTGCGGATCGACTCAAAATCGAGATTCGACTTCAAATCATCAATGACGAACAAAAGCGCCGCTTGATTCAGTGAATATTTTTTACCCATTTTTGGACAATCGAAATAAGCCTTAAAATCGCGCTTCACCCAATTCTGCATAGAGGTAATAGACATGTTGGAATACTCCACCATATGGCCGAGTGTAGCGATTTCCTGCAGTGAGAAGCCTCTCACCTCATTGCCTTTTATCATCTTCTCCAGAATGGGGGGAAGGGCCGTGGATAAGAAGGCGGGTAGTGTTGCTCCGGCTTCCCATGCATCGCGGTGCGTCTTCTTCCAAGCATCCTGCAGCACCTGCAAGGGACGATGTCCATCCTGTCCATCCAGTGCCATCAGCAGGCAAGCCATTTCTTTTCGAGTAAGCGTGAAAGACTCCATATCGCTTTCCTCCTACTTGTACTGAACCATTTCAAGTTCGAATGAACTTATCATACGCCCGCGATAAAGGAATGTAAAGATGAGATAATAGCCAATAATATCAACATTTTTCGCATTTTCGCCTGTAATTTGCCTCATATGGTCTGCTAACAACGAATGGCGAGATTGCATATTGACCCTTGAGTTCGGTATATTAGTTCATAAGAACTTAAAATTCATTTAAAAAGGATTGTGAAAAGTAGACATGGGTATAGGACTTAATCTGTTATTGATTGCATTATTAATTGTGATGACTGCCTTTTTCGTGGCAACGGAATTTGCTGTTATCAGGCTACGGGCAAGCCGGGTCGATCAATTAGTGCTTGAAGGCAAGAAAAACGCTCTTGCCGTACAACAGGTTACAAGCAATTTGGATGGTTATCTGTCGGCCTGTCAGCTTGGTATTACCATTACAGCTCTCGGGTTAGGTTGGCTGGGTGAACCGACAGTGGAGAAAATCCTGTTCCCTCTTTTTCAACAGCTTAGTATAAACAGTGAAGTTAGTCACGTACTGTCCTTTATTATCGCTTTCGCTTCCGTTACTTTCCTGCACGTTGTAATTGGTGAGCTAGCTCCGAAGACTTGGGCGATTCAAAAAGCAGAATTTATCAGCTTTGCTGTAGCGAAGCCCATCATTTTGTTCCACAAGATTATGTATCCGTTTATCTGGGTACTCAACGGCTCCGCTAATGCGCTTGTGCGCATGTTCGGTCTTAAGGCTGTGAAAGAACACGAAGATGCTCATAGCGAAGAAGAAATTCAGATTATTCTGAACGACAGCTACCAGAGCGGCAAAATCAACAACACGGAATATGGCTACGTGAGCCGCATTTTCGCTTTTGACGAAATGCTCGCGAAGGAAATCATGGTGCCACGCACCGATATGATTTGCCTTTACTCCAACAATTCGTTAGTTGAAAACATGGAAATTATTCATAAAGAACAATATACACGCTTTCCTGTCGCTCAAGACAGCAAAGACAACATTATCGGCATGATTAATACGAAGCAGATGTTTTTGCAATTCCATCAAAATAAAGAGTTTGATTTTAAAAAGCTGATCCATCCTGTACTTACGGTTTCCGAAGTGCTTCCTGTCAAAACGCTGCTTAAGCGCATGCAGCAGGAGCAAGTGCATATTGCCATTTTGATGGATGAATACGGCGGGACATCCGGCCTCGTTACGATTGAGGATATATTGGAGGAGATCGTTGGCGAAATTCGTGATGAATTTGATGCTGACGAGCGCAAGGATATTGAGAAGCTGGATGACAACTCCTACCTGCTTGACGGCAAAGTATCACTCGACGAACTAAGCGAGCTGACAGGCATCAACCTTGAGCATGAGGAAGTCGATACGGTAGGCGGCTGGCTGTACAGCGAGATTCAAGATCCGCGCATTGGCAAGGAGCTCCATCACCTCAATATGCGCTTTATTATTCGCGAGATTGGCAAGCATAGAATTAAGAAGGTCGAACTGATTATCGAAGCCGATGATATAGATGCACAACAGGTTGTAACAACCGCATAAGATTTATAAGTTAAAATCGGGGCGCTTCTCTTAACAATAGAGAGCTGCCCCGATTTATTTGTAATTCCCTACATGCTCCGTCGTCTTAGACTTAGTTTGCCGCATGCTCCCGCTTGAACAGCTGCTTCATCAGCGGCGGCGTAACCAGAATTGTCACCGTAATGACGATTACGACGGGGAACCTATGGTCTATCAACTTCGGTATTCACTTCTGTATCTTCTGTATTAGCTCCCCATCAAGCTTTCGCGTACTGCCTTTGGAAGCGACTTAACAACCAGCTCATAGGAGTGGGTGATCATGCTCTCGACCTCTTCCTGCTCCAAGCTGCCGTCCAGCAGCACTGTATTCCAGTGCTTCTTGTTCAAATGATAGCCGGGAATGACCGCCGCATGCTGCTCGCGTAAATTTTCTGCAATGACCGGGTCGCATTTCAAAGATATCGACTTGCGGTCGTCTGAAATCAGAGCAAACATCTTTCCCTCTACCTTCATAACAAGTGCTTCCGGCCCAAAAGGATAATCTTCGAACGCACCCTTCTTGCCCAAGCAATATTCAACATAATGTTCCATGGTCGTTGTCCCCTTTCTTCCTATCGTACCATCTTCCGTTCAAAAAAATAAAGCTCCCGCCTAAACAGCTGCTGCCGTTTAAACGAGAACTTATTATGGTTATTTATAAATAAATTAGTAAACGAGCGAGAACAAGCCGTTAACATGCGACAAGTAACGAACGTTACTTGCTTCCTTCATTAGGGAAGCGGCAGTGCCTCTCAGACGAAGCTGGCTTGCGCCGATTGTTCCGATTGCATCTTTGCGGCCAAGGCTCGCAAGAACGCCGGAGTTAACGAATGTAAACGATTTTTGCGGCAAGCCTTTGGATTGTGCGAACAGATTGTAGCCGATTGCTTCGCCCATTTGCCATGCGATTTGTGCGCTTGGCGGATATGGACGGCCATCTGGGCTAAATACAACTGCATTGTCGCCAGCCAGATAAACGTCAGGGTGCGAAGTCGATTGCAGGAACTCATTAACTGTCGCGCGGCCACGGTTCACTTCAATACCGCAGTTTGCTACGACAGGGTTGCCTGTAACGCCGCCAGTCCATACGAATGTGTTAGCCACAAGCGTTTGACCGTCCTTCAAAATAACTTCATTGCCTTTTACTTCAGTAACCGCAATACCCATCAGCAGTTGAACGCCGCGTTTCTCAAGGCTTGCTTTCGCACGGTCAACAAGCTCCGTAGGGAATCCAGCAAGGATTGACGGGCCTGCTTCAACGTTATATACCGATACTTCGCT
This window encodes:
- a CDS encoding MmcQ/YjbR family DNA-binding protein; amino-acid sequence: MEHYVEYCLGKKGAFEDYPFGPEALVMKVEGKMFALISDDRKSISLKCDPVIAENLREQHAAVIPGYHLNKKHWNTVLLDGSLEQEEVESMITHSYELVVKSLPKAVRESLMGS
- a CDS encoding DUF4870 domain-containing protein, with amino-acid sequence MQQINQPDQSSTGLDPKVAALLCYVLGFISGIIFLVLEKNSRYVKFHAMQSIITFGGLLVVSMIVNIIPVIGTLIGALLSILGFVLWIFLMLQAYQGKPFKLPYVGDIAEKQANQFK
- a CDS encoding DUF1836 domain-containing protein, whose product is MESFTLTRKEMACLLMALDGQDGHRPLQVLQDAWKKTHRDAWEAGATLPAFLSTALPPILEKMIKGNEVRGFSLQEIATLGHMVEYSNMSITSMQNWVKRDFKAYFDCPKMGKKYSLNQAALLFVIDDLKSNLDFESIRKLLEILFIKPEDESADLIGPLELYASYSAMFEELDANNDQLLDTFGHVKGGSKQDALTENAIKASADRFARKLPDLTNDQSEALRNILFIAAISIQTAYFHSLARRYLNATLFLHR
- a CDS encoding NAD(P)/FAD-dependent oxidoreductase; translated protein: MSKHILILGGGYGGLLSALTTRKHLSPEEASITVVNRIPSHQIVTELHRLAVGGVHENNVALPLTKLFKDKSINLVIDTVDKIDPDQKQVHLSSGAKTSYDTLVIALGGETAFFGIPGLEENSLTLKSVEEANRVSAHIQERLAAYAKSKNKADATIVVGGGGLTGIELIGEIADMLPKWCEQNGVNISEVSVYNVEAGPSILAGFPTELVDRAKASLEKRGVQLLMGIAVTEVKGNEVILKDGQTLVANTFVWTGGVTGNPVVANCGIEVNRGRATVNEFLQSTSHPDVYLAGDNAVVFSPDGRPYPPSAQIAWQMGEAIGYNLFAQSKGLPQKSFTFVNSGVLASLGRKDAIGTIGASQLRLRGTAASLMKEASNVRYLSHVNGLFSLVY
- a CDS encoding hemolysin family protein, with product MIALLIVMTAFFVATEFAVIRLRASRVDQLVLEGKKNALAVQQVTSNLDGYLSACQLGITITALGLGWLGEPTVEKILFPLFQQLSINSEVSHVLSFIIAFASVTFLHVVIGELAPKTWAIQKAEFISFAVAKPIILFHKIMYPFIWVLNGSANALVRMFGLKAVKEHEDAHSEEEIQIILNDSYQSGKINNTEYGYVSRIFAFDEMLAKEIMVPRTDMICLYSNNSLVENMEIIHKEQYTRFPVAQDSKDNIIGMINTKQMFLQFHQNKEFDFKKLIHPVLTVSEVLPVKTLLKRMQQEQVHIAILMDEYGGTSGLVTIEDILEEIVGEIRDEFDADERKDIEKLDDNSYLLDGKVSLDELSELTGINLEHEEVDTVGGWLYSEIQDPRIGKELHHLNMRFIIREIGKHRIKKVELIIEADDIDAQQVVTTA